The Litchfieldia alkalitelluris genome has a window encoding:
- a CDS encoding DNA polymerase III subunit alpha: MSFVHLQINSSYSLLSSSVRIEELVRKASEYGFKSLAITDQNVMYGAVAFYKECIKHGIKPIIGLTVSVLSDVENEQSRPIVLLAKDHFGYQNLLKISSIVQTKSKNGFPKKWFPHYSRGLIAISPGLEGEIEQYILQGKLEEAMKVTEFYKRIFPDGDFYFALQNHGLKDEQEIFSKVRSFCLEQQIQIVATNNVQYIQKEDADAFECLLNIKNGTKFSEDDRIKLNSHEYYFKSMEEMIELFSEIPEVLEQSLHIASRCNVTIELGKIALPKYPVPNDEPSSQYLSRLCVQGLKERYIDPSEDHYERLTYELEIINKMNFSDYFLIVWDFMKYAHSNGILTGPGRGSAAGSIVAYVLKITDVDPIQHSLLFERFLNPQRISMPDIDIDFPDNRRDEMITYVAEKYGQLHVAQIITFGTLAARAALRDVGRVMGISSKEADFLAKQVPSRLGITLPEALKESKGLQDYLKKSDIGKKIFETAIRLEGLPRHTSTHAAGVIISEKPLTEMIAIQEGHQDVYLTQFPMEILEEIGLLKMDFLGLRNLTLIDNIVTFIRKNTKQKIELDKLPTNDQKTFELLSSGDTTGIFQLESPGMRSVLERLQPTELEDIVAVNALYRPGPMENIPLFISRKHKSEEVNYPHPDLEPILRKTYGVIVYQEQIMQIASTMAGFSLGEADLLRRAVSKKKKDVLDQERVHFVKGCINRGYDQEVANSIYDLIVRFANYGFNRSHAVAYSMIAYQLAYLKANYRIYFTTALLTSVIGNEDKLSQYIREAKHKGILVLPPSINKSTFPFLVEKDHIRFSLSAIKSVGAAALRDILEARRKKPFRDLFDFCIRVSTRNVNRRVLESLICSGAFDEFGEDRATLLATIDVAMEHAELMHPKDDNQIDLFDDDDFMLKPKYVVITPFTQEEKLRFEKEALGFYLSSHPVSSALSKFPSVAVTQISDLANLSPSKKSMICVLITAERTIRTKKGEVMAFLTLSDETGELDAVAFPNVYTRFSKQFQKGEIVFLEGTVETRESRLQFIIKEVKQEENLQPKNKVFLRIESQQQNEDLMKELKTIIKHYQGQTAVVLYYEKEQKTIALQRDFWIKDDEQAITSLKGLLGEKNVVLK, encoded by the coding sequence ATGTCTTTTGTACACCTTCAAATTAATAGTTCATATAGTTTACTTTCTAGTTCTGTAAGAATTGAAGAATTAGTAAGAAAAGCAAGTGAGTATGGGTTTAAATCACTTGCTATAACCGATCAAAATGTTATGTACGGAGCTGTAGCTTTTTATAAAGAATGTATTAAACATGGAATCAAGCCAATTATTGGTTTAACTGTTTCAGTTTTAAGTGATGTAGAAAATGAGCAATCGAGGCCGATTGTATTATTAGCAAAAGATCACTTTGGTTATCAAAACCTCTTGAAAATCAGTAGTATCGTACAAACTAAATCAAAAAATGGTTTTCCTAAAAAGTGGTTTCCTCATTATAGTCGTGGATTAATAGCGATTAGTCCAGGACTTGAAGGGGAAATTGAGCAATATATCCTTCAAGGTAAATTGGAAGAAGCGATGAAAGTTACTGAATTTTATAAGCGGATTTTTCCAGACGGAGATTTTTACTTTGCCCTTCAAAACCATGGTTTAAAGGACGAACAAGAGATCTTTTCAAAAGTAAGATCCTTTTGTTTAGAGCAGCAAATCCAGATAGTTGCAACAAACAATGTTCAATATATACAGAAAGAAGATGCAGATGCGTTTGAGTGTTTGCTTAATATTAAGAATGGAACGAAGTTCTCTGAAGATGACAGAATTAAATTAAATAGTCATGAATATTATTTTAAATCGATGGAAGAAATGATTGAACTTTTTTCAGAAATTCCTGAGGTGCTAGAACAATCACTTCACATTGCTTCAAGGTGCAATGTGACGATCGAGTTAGGTAAAATCGCTCTCCCTAAATACCCAGTTCCAAATGATGAGCCTTCTTCTCAATATCTTTCTCGGTTATGTGTTCAAGGGCTTAAAGAAAGATATATTGACCCTAGTGAGGACCATTATGAACGGTTAACATATGAGCTAGAGATTATCAATAAAATGAACTTTAGTGATTATTTCTTGATTGTCTGGGACTTTATGAAATACGCACATAGTAATGGGATTTTAACGGGACCAGGTCGTGGATCGGCAGCGGGTTCGATTGTTGCGTATGTGTTAAAAATTACAGATGTAGACCCTATTCAGCATTCATTACTATTTGAACGATTTTTAAATCCACAACGAATTTCAATGCCAGATATTGATATTGATTTCCCAGATAACCGACGTGATGAAATGATTACATATGTGGCTGAAAAATATGGACAGCTTCATGTCGCGCAAATTATTACTTTTGGGACACTAGCAGCCCGTGCAGCCCTTAGAGATGTCGGTAGAGTTATGGGGATCTCTAGCAAAGAGGCTGATTTCTTAGCCAAACAGGTTCCGTCAAGACTTGGTATTACGTTACCTGAGGCATTAAAAGAATCAAAAGGGTTACAGGATTATCTTAAGAAATCTGATATCGGGAAAAAGATATTTGAAACAGCGATAAGGCTTGAAGGTCTTCCGAGACACACTTCTACTCATGCGGCTGGGGTTATTATTAGTGAAAAGCCATTAACTGAAATGATCGCTATCCAAGAGGGGCATCAAGATGTGTATTTAACCCAATTTCCAATGGAGATTCTTGAAGAAATAGGGTTATTAAAAATGGACTTTCTTGGTTTACGTAATTTAACCTTAATCGATAATATCGTTACGTTTATTCGTAAAAATACAAAACAAAAAATTGAACTTGATAAGCTTCCTACAAATGACCAGAAGACGTTTGAGCTTTTAAGTAGTGGAGATACGACAGGGATTTTTCAGTTAGAATCCCCTGGAATGAGAAGTGTACTTGAAAGACTTCAACCAACTGAATTAGAAGACATTGTGGCAGTTAATGCATTGTATCGTCCTGGTCCGATGGAAAATATCCCACTTTTCATCTCTCGAAAACACAAGAGTGAAGAAGTGAATTATCCACACCCCGATTTAGAGCCAATTTTGCGTAAAACATATGGTGTAATTGTATATCAAGAACAAATCATGCAAATCGCTTCAACAATGGCTGGCTTTTCGTTAGGTGAAGCTGATTTACTTAGAAGAGCAGTTAGTAAGAAAAAGAAAGATGTTCTAGACCAAGAAAGAGTACACTTTGTAAAGGGATGTATAAATAGAGGTTATGATCAGGAAGTCGCAAATTCTATATATGATTTAATTGTCCGATTTGCTAACTATGGATTTAACCGAAGTCATGCTGTTGCCTATAGTATGATTGCATATCAATTGGCTTATTTAAAAGCAAACTATCGTATTTATTTTACGACTGCCTTATTGACAAGTGTAATTGGTAATGAAGATAAGCTCTCTCAGTATATACGAGAAGCAAAGCATAAAGGAATACTCGTCCTTCCACCTTCGATTAATAAAAGTACGTTTCCTTTTCTAGTTGAAAAAGATCATATTCGCTTTAGCTTGTCTGCGATAAAGAGTGTTGGAGCTGCAGCTCTTCGTGATATTCTTGAGGCCCGACGAAAGAAGCCATTTCGGGACTTATTTGATTTTTGTATTCGTGTTTCAACCAGAAATGTGAATAGAAGGGTATTAGAATCCTTGATTTGTTCAGGTGCTTTTGATGAATTCGGTGAAGACCGGGCAACCCTTTTAGCAACCATTGATGTAGCGATGGAGCACGCTGAATTAATGCACCCAAAAGATGATAATCAAATTGATTTATTCGATGATGATGATTTTATGCTCAAACCAAAATATGTGGTGATTACTCCTTTTACTCAAGAAGAGAAACTACGATTTGAAAAAGAGGCACTAGGATTTTATTTATCAAGTCATCCTGTATCTTCTGCCTTAAGTAAGTTTCCTAGTGTGGCAGTAACACAAATAAGTGATTTAGCTAATTTATCCCCCTCTAAGAAAAGCATGATTTGTGTTCTTATAACAGCTGAGCGAACCATCCGAACTAAAAAAGGAGAGGTTATGGCCTTTCTCACTTTAAGTGATGAAACTGGCGAACTAGATGCTGTGGCATTTCCTAATGTGTATACTCGGTTTTCCAAGCAATTTCAAAAGGGTGAAATAGTTTTCTTGGAAGGAACGGTTGAAACAAGGGAAAGTCGTCTACAATTTATCATAAAAGAAGTAAAGCAAGAAGAAAATCTCCAACCAAAGAATAAGGTATTCTTAAGAATTGAGAGTCAGCAACAAAATGAAGACCTGATGAAGGAGCTTAAAACGATTATAAAACATTATCAAGGTCAAACAGCTGTTGTTTTGTATTACGAAAAAGAGCAAAAGACAATTGCTTTGCAAAGGGATTTTTGGATTAAAGATGATGAGCAGGCAATTACCTCGTTAAAGGGTTTACTTGGGGAGAAAAATGTTGTATTGAAATAA
- the accA gene encoding acetyl-CoA carboxylase carboxyl transferase subunit alpha, whose translation MIGELEFEKPVTELRKKILELREYTKSTDVDLSVEIEKLETRLEKLEKEIYHNMQPWDRVQIARHPERPTTLDYIEQLFSQFMEFHGDRYFGDDEAIVGGIARYHGISVTVIGHQRGKDTKENIRRNFGMPHPEGYRKALRLMKQAEKFSRPIICFIDTKGAYPGKAAEERGQSEAIAKNLFEMAGLTVPVICVVIGEGGSGGALALGVGNYIHMLENSTYSVISPEGAASILWKDASLARKAAESMKITAPDLKKLGVIDEIIPEVKGGAHRNISEQAAAMDIVLKESLESLMKLDKKTLVSHRYEKFKKIGQYQKVDDFIGIQ comes from the coding sequence TTGATAGGAGAACTAGAATTCGAGAAACCAGTTACTGAGTTAAGGAAAAAAATACTTGAACTTAGAGAATATACAAAATCAACGGATGTCGATTTATCGGTTGAAATTGAAAAACTTGAAACTAGATTAGAAAAACTTGAAAAAGAAATCTATCACAATATGCAGCCATGGGATCGTGTGCAGATTGCAAGACACCCCGAGCGACCAACGACATTGGATTATATTGAACAACTGTTTTCTCAGTTCATGGAATTTCATGGGGACCGATATTTTGGTGATGATGAAGCAATCGTTGGTGGAATTGCAAGATACCATGGAATATCGGTAACAGTTATTGGTCATCAACGTGGAAAAGATACAAAAGAAAATATTCGCCGTAATTTTGGTATGCCACATCCGGAAGGATACCGAAAAGCATTAAGATTAATGAAACAGGCTGAAAAATTTAGTCGACCAATTATTTGTTTCATTGATACAAAGGGAGCCTACCCAGGAAAAGCAGCTGAAGAACGTGGACAAAGTGAAGCTATTGCTAAAAATCTTTTTGAGATGGCAGGATTAACAGTTCCAGTAATTTGTGTTGTTATCGGTGAAGGTGGAAGCGGGGGTGCACTAGCGCTTGGAGTAGGGAATTATATACACATGCTCGAAAACTCTACTTACTCAGTTATTTCTCCTGAGGGTGCTGCATCCATTTTGTGGAAAGATGCAAGCTTAGCGAGAAAGGCAGCTGAGTCAATGAAAATCACAGCGCCAGATCTAAAAAAATTAGGTGTTATTGATGAAATCATCCCAGAGGTAAAGGGAGGAGCACATCGTAATATTTCTGAGCAAGCGGCTGCTATGGACATCGTACTAAAGGAGTCACTAGAAAGTTTAATGAAATTAGATAAAAAAACTCTTGTGTCCCATCGTTATGAAAAATTCAAAAAAATTGGACAATATCAGAAAGTTGACGATTTTATTGGAATTCAGTGA
- a CDS encoding DHH family phosphoesterase, translated as MKEQIIETIKDYNSIIIHRHVRPDPDAYGSQCGLAEILKASFPEKKIYVTGKDEKSLSFLYKMDSVTDETYKEALVIVCDTANQERVDDKRYQQGKFLIKIDHHPNEDPYGDLVWVDTSSSSTSELIYELYLYGKEKGLVLSNEAARLIYAGIIGDTGRFLFPSTNPRTFTYAGELVQYDFSFPDLYENLYNTKENVSRLSGYVLQNYEVTENGVASMKISREILDKFQVSATDASQLVRILGNIEGITAWVFFVEEEDQIRVRLRSKGPVINTIAQKYHGGGHPLAAGASIYTWEDVEPLIADLNQLFLK; from the coding sequence ATGAAAGAACAAATCATCGAGACGATTAAGGATTATAACTCTATTATAATTCACCGACATGTCCGACCAGATCCTGACGCATATGGTTCACAGTGTGGATTAGCTGAGATACTAAAAGCATCTTTCCCAGAAAAAAAAATTTATGTAACTGGGAAGGATGAAAAATCCCTTAGTTTTCTATATAAAATGGATTCAGTCACTGATGAAACTTATAAGGAAGCACTTGTCATTGTCTGTGATACAGCTAATCAAGAGAGGGTGGACGATAAGAGGTATCAGCAAGGAAAGTTTTTAATAAAAATTGACCATCATCCAAATGAAGATCCATATGGTGATCTTGTTTGGGTTGATACAAGCTCAAGTTCGACTAGTGAGTTAATTTATGAACTATACCTATATGGAAAAGAAAAAGGACTAGTCCTTTCAAATGAAGCAGCAAGACTTATATATGCAGGAATTATTGGAGATACAGGTCGTTTTCTATTTCCAAGTACAAATCCAAGGACTTTTACATATGCAGGGGAGCTAGTCCAATATGATTTCTCATTCCCTGATTTATATGAAAACTTGTACAACACAAAGGAAAATGTCTCAAGATTAAGTGGATATGTCCTACAAAACTATGAAGTAACCGAAAATGGTGTTGCTTCGATGAAAATATCAAGGGAGATACTTGATAAGTTTCAAGTAAGTGCAACAGACGCCTCTCAGTTAGTTCGTATTTTAGGAAATATCGAAGGAATTACCGCATGGGTGTTTTTTGTGGAGGAAGAGGACCAAATTAGGGTTCGACTTCGTTCGAAAGGGCCAGTTATTAATACAATTGCCCAAAAATATCATGGTGGAGGACATCCTCTAGCAGCAGGTGCATCTATTTATACATGGGAAGATGTAGAACCACTTATAGCCGATTTGAATCAACTTTTCCTTAAGTAA
- a CDS encoding YtrH family sporulation protein, with amino-acid sequence MEIKEAFFPAFIHSYFIALGVLLGGAFIGGIGAFISGEPPLTEIFKMANKLKIWALVAAIGGTFDAFNSFERGILNGQTKDLFKQFMLILSAMGGAQTGWTIIMWFTQENIS; translated from the coding sequence ATGGAGATTAAAGAAGCCTTCTTTCCTGCTTTTATTCACAGTTATTTTATTGCATTAGGTGTTCTTTTGGGTGGTGCTTTCATTGGTGGTATTGGAGCATTTATATCTGGTGAACCTCCTCTTACAGAGATTTTTAAAATGGCTAATAAACTGAAAATCTGGGCGTTAGTCGCTGCGATTGGTGGAACGTTTGATGCTTTTAATAGTTTTGAACGTGGAATTCTTAATGGTCAAACAAAAGATTTGTTTAAGCAATTTATGCTCATTCTTTCCGCCATGGGTGGGGCACAAACAGGTTGGACGATTATCATGTGGTTCACCCAGGAGAATATTTCATAA
- a CDS encoding YtpI family protein — MPIFVVLIVIAFAFYIFYKARYFQSRKPVEKQWISAKSSIALGLFVALFGINSVFLHQSTVSFIVATVLFLVGVGSIWAGFRAYRYFLPLVIEEAKQ, encoded by the coding sequence ATGCCTATATTTGTTGTATTAATCGTTATCGCATTTGCTTTTTATATATTCTATAAGGCTCGTTATTTTCAAAGTCGTAAGCCCGTAGAAAAGCAATGGATTTCTGCAAAATCAAGCATTGCCTTAGGTCTGTTTGTTGCCTTATTTGGAATAAACTCGGTGTTTTTACACCAGTCAACCGTTTCCTTTATAGTTGCCACTGTACTATTTTTGGTTGGTGTTGGGAGTATTTGGGCTGGTTTTAGAGCTTATCGATACTTCTTACCTTTAGTCATCGAAGAAGCTAAACAATAG
- the ytrI gene encoding sporulation membrane protein YtrI, whose amino-acid sequence MRIPPLYQKPGWQRFFAGVVIGALVSWFVFIFQYGVFQEKQVKMITKQQDRIINLEQNLDTIMENNTKLNEENKQKLKIQEFKVDILNQKKYNLAPLDVHELTDAVVKDLNDYVGRDINDLSDNKELLRKAIENKLYPLDDKMYKLQVYSVTFDTILEISLKIVQIR is encoded by the coding sequence ATGCGAATACCACCTTTATATCAAAAACCGGGATGGCAGCGTTTTTTCGCAGGAGTAGTTATTGGTGCTCTCGTTAGTTGGTTTGTATTTATTTTCCAATACGGTGTCTTTCAAGAGAAACAGGTGAAGATGATTACAAAGCAGCAGGATAGAATTATTAATCTTGAACAAAATTTAGATACAATTATGGAAAATAATACAAAGCTAAACGAAGAGAATAAACAAAAACTAAAAATACAGGAATTTAAAGTCGACATACTAAATCAAAAAAAATACAATCTAGCTCCATTGGATGTTCATGAGTTAACTGATGCTGTTGTTAAAGATTTAAACGACTATGTTGGTAGGGATATTAACGATTTATCAGATAATAAGGAACTTTTAAGAAAAGCTATTGAAAACAAACTATATCCACTTGATGATAAAATGTACAAACTTCAAGTCTATTCGGTTACTTTTGATACCATTCTAGAGATTTCCTTAAAGATTGTACAAATTCGTTAA
- the accD gene encoding acetyl-CoA carboxylase, carboxyltransferase subunit beta has protein sequence MLKDLFVKKKKYAAIPSEHAKQDVPEGIMTKCTNCKKIMYTKEFNKSLKVCMNCDHHLPMTAYERITSLIDEGTFIEYDKDMVSENPLDFPDYLSKLEKDRQKTKINEAVVTGEGEITGYKVVIAVMDSTFRMGSMGSVVGEKITRAIEKAKELKVPFIIFTASGGARMQEGVLSLMQMAKTSSALKLFSDEAGLIITVMTHPTTGGVSASFASLGDYNFAEPRALIGFAGRRIIEQTIREELPEDFQTSEFLLKHGQLDAVIHRHEMKETLSNILDLHQVRGEFR, from the coding sequence TTGTTAAAGGATCTTTTTGTGAAAAAGAAAAAATATGCAGCAATTCCGTCAGAGCATGCCAAACAAGATGTTCCAGAAGGAATCATGACAAAATGTACTAATTGCAAAAAAATAATGTATACGAAGGAATTCAATAAAAGTTTAAAGGTCTGTATGAATTGTGATCATCACCTTCCAATGACTGCATATGAGAGAATAACAAGCCTAATAGATGAAGGGACCTTTATTGAATATGATAAGGATATGGTTTCTGAAAATCCTCTAGACTTTCCTGACTATTTAAGTAAGTTAGAAAAAGACCGTCAAAAAACAAAAATTAATGAAGCAGTTGTAACAGGTGAAGGTGAGATTACAGGATATAAAGTGGTTATAGCTGTGATGGATTCAACCTTTAGAATGGGGAGCATGGGCTCTGTAGTTGGAGAGAAAATCACACGTGCTATTGAAAAGGCAAAAGAGCTTAAAGTACCTTTTATCATTTTTACAGCGAGTGGTGGGGCCAGAATGCAAGAGGGTGTATTAAGTCTTATGCAAATGGCTAAAACTAGCTCTGCCTTAAAGCTTTTTAGTGATGAAGCTGGACTTATCATAACTGTTATGACACATCCTACAACTGGTGGGGTTTCAGCAAGTTTTGCGTCACTTGGTGATTATAACTTTGCTGAACCTCGTGCACTTATCGGTTTTGCAGGAAGAAGAATTATTGAACAAACGATTCGTGAGGAATTACCTGAGGACTTCCAAACATCCGAATTTTTATTAAAACATGGGCAGCTTGATGCAGTAATTCATCGCCATGAGATGAAAGAAACACTCAGTAATATACTAGATTTACACCAAGTAAGGGGTGAATTTCGTTGA
- a CDS encoding FadR/GntR family transcriptional regulator: MTSTKLYIEIVKKLQAIIVEDGLIAGDKIPSERELSDRLKVGRSSVREALRSLELLGLIETRRGEGTYIKNFGENQLVQILGAFILQGTKKKSDLVETKYVIECECIKLALDRISTSKLNELDERLINNQLSFDDLIKSIIEGTDNFLLYRIWQVLNEYYQTSRNEQGQEEHILRELMDGLKERNLEKVIKAYNHLVVPNL; the protein is encoded by the coding sequence GTGACATCAACTAAGCTTTATATAGAAATTGTCAAAAAGCTTCAAGCAATCATCGTAGAAGATGGATTAATTGCTGGTGATAAAATACCATCTGAAAGGGAACTTTCTGATCGGTTAAAAGTAGGTCGTTCCTCGGTTAGAGAAGCACTAAGGTCACTAGAGTTACTTGGGTTAATAGAAACAAGACGTGGTGAAGGAACCTATATTAAGAATTTTGGTGAAAACCAACTAGTCCAAATATTAGGCGCTTTTATTCTCCAAGGAACAAAGAAAAAGAGTGATTTGGTTGAAACGAAGTATGTTATTGAATGTGAGTGTATCAAGTTAGCGCTTGATAGAATATCAACGTCTAAACTGAATGAGCTAGATGAGAGACTAATAAATAATCAGCTTTCATTTGATGACCTTATCAAGTCGATTATAGAAGGAACAGACAATTTTCTACTTTATAGAATATGGCAGGTCCTAAATGAATACTATCAAACATCAAGGAATGAACAGGGACAAGAAGAACATATTCTAAGAGAACTTATGGATGGTTTAAAAGAAAGAAATCTAGAAAAAGTGATAAAAGCTTACAATCATTTGGTAGTACCAAATCTTTAA
- a CDS encoding CBS domain-containing protein encodes MATKHEQILQYIDQLPVGEKISVRQIAKDMLVSEGTAYRAIKEAENKGYVSTIERVGTIRIDRKKKENFEKLTYAEVVNIVEGQVLGGRTGLHKTLNKFVIGAMQLDAMMRYTGAGNLLIVGNRTRAHEYALNTGAAVLITGGFDTDEQVKKLANDLELPIISTSYDTFTVATMINRAIYDQLIKKEIVLVEDILTELDQTVYLKNSDTVDQWHQFNAETGHGRFPVVDSHMKVIGMVTSKDVMGREKDLPIDKIMTKNPITVNEKTSVASASHMMVWEGIEVLPVVNQYNKLQGIISRQDVLKALQMIGRQPQVGDTFDDIITNQFEVISTDVKGEDTYRCNVTPQMTNYLGTISYGVFTTIVTEAANRVLRTYKKGDLVVENITIYFLKPVQIDSIINIKPRVLEVGRKFGKVDVEVYNEGVVVGKAMMMVQLIDR; translated from the coding sequence TTGGCAACAAAGCATGAACAAATATTACAATATATTGATCAATTACCTGTTGGGGAAAAGATATCAGTTCGGCAAATTGCTAAAGATATGCTTGTTAGTGAAGGGACAGCGTATCGGGCAATAAAGGAAGCTGAAAATAAAGGCTATGTAAGCACAATTGAACGTGTAGGTACGATTCGAATCGACCGTAAGAAAAAAGAGAACTTTGAGAAATTAACTTATGCTGAGGTTGTCAATATCGTTGAGGGTCAGGTTCTAGGTGGTCGAACAGGACTACATAAAACCTTAAATAAGTTTGTCATAGGCGCAATGCAGCTTGATGCTATGATGAGATATACTGGGGCAGGGAATCTGTTAATCGTAGGAAATCGGACAAGAGCCCATGAATATGCTCTCAATACAGGTGCAGCTGTGTTGATTACAGGTGGATTTGATACGGATGAACAAGTAAAAAAGCTAGCCAATGATTTAGAGCTTCCGATTATATCAACAAGCTACGATACATTCACTGTAGCTACTATGATTAATCGTGCCATATATGATCAATTAATAAAAAAAGAAATCGTGTTAGTAGAAGATATTCTCACTGAGCTTGATCAAACAGTTTATTTGAAGAATTCCGATACTGTTGATCAATGGCATCAGTTTAATGCCGAAACAGGGCATGGGCGTTTTCCAGTGGTAGACTCACACATGAAAGTTATTGGAATGGTTACTTCAAAGGATGTAATGGGACGAGAAAAGGATCTGCCGATTGATAAAATCATGACGAAGAATCCGATTACAGTTAATGAAAAGACCTCAGTTGCATCAGCATCACACATGATGGTGTGGGAAGGTATAGAGGTTTTACCTGTTGTGAATCAGTACAATAAATTACAAGGGATTATTAGTCGCCAAGATGTATTAAAAGCTTTGCAAATGATTGGGAGACAGCCGCAGGTTGGAGACACGTTTGATGATATTATTACAAATCAATTTGAAGTTATTTCAACTGATGTGAAAGGTGAAGACACCTATCGATGTAATGTGACACCTCAAATGACAAATTACTTAGGCACTATTTCATATGGAGTATTCACAACAATTGTAACTGAAGCAGCAAATCGTGTGTTACGAACATATAAAAAAGGAGATCTTGTTGTAGAAAATATAACAATCTATTTCCTCAAGCCTGTGCAAATAGATAGTATTATTAATATTAAACCAAGAGTGTTAGAAGTAGGACGGAAATTCGGTAAAGTAGACGTTGAAGTCTACAATGAGGGTGTCGTTGTTGGAAAAGCGATGATGATGGTTCAATTAATTGACCGATGA
- a CDS encoding NAD(P)-dependent malic enzyme translates to MTLREEALHMHEMYKGKLETKSKVPVTNAKDLSLAYSPGVAEPCKEIHDDKNKVYDYTMKGNMVAVVSDGTAVLGLGNIGPEAALPVMEGKAVLFKSFAGVDAFPICLNTTDVEKIIETVKLLEPTFGGVNLEDIAAPNCFVIEERLKKETNIPIFHDDQHGTAIVTVAGLVNALKIVDKTMSKMKVVANGAGAAGIAIIKLLYSYGVRDIIMCDSKGAIFEGRSYGMNSVKAEVAEYTNREKLEGSLSEVIKGADVFIGVSVEGALTPDMVKSMNEDAIIFAMANPNPEIMPEVAKEAGAKVVGTGRSDFPNQVNNVLAFPGIFRGALDVRATHINEHMKMAAVDAIASLISEDQLTPEYVIPGPFDPRVAPSVAAAVAKAAMETGVARITVDPKDILEKTKRLAIIGQGE, encoded by the coding sequence ATGACTTTACGCGAAGAAGCACTACATATGCACGAAATGTACAAAGGGAAGTTAGAGACAAAGTCAAAAGTCCCGGTTACAAATGCGAAGGATTTAAGTCTTGCATATTCTCCTGGTGTAGCTGAGCCTTGTAAAGAAATCCATGATGACAAAAACAAAGTATATGATTATACAATGAAAGGAAATATGGTCGCTGTAGTATCGGATGGTACTGCGGTACTTGGATTAGGGAATATTGGTCCAGAGGCAGCATTACCCGTTATGGAAGGTAAGGCGGTATTATTTAAAAGCTTTGCTGGTGTTGATGCATTTCCAATTTGTTTAAACACAACTGATGTGGAAAAAATTATAGAGACAGTGAAACTATTGGAGCCTACTTTCGGTGGGGTCAACTTGGAAGATATCGCAGCACCTAATTGTTTTGTGATTGAAGAGAGATTGAAGAAGGAAACGAATATTCCTATTTTTCATGATGATCAACATGGAACGGCGATTGTGACTGTTGCAGGTTTAGTTAATGCTCTTAAAATAGTAGATAAAACAATGTCTAAGATGAAGGTTGTCGCAAATGGAGCAGGTGCAGCCGGAATTGCAATTATAAAATTATTATATAGCTATGGTGTGAGAGATATTATTATGTGTGATTCTAAAGGCGCTATCTTTGAAGGTAGAAGCTATGGAATGAATTCCGTAAAAGCTGAAGTCGCAGAGTATACTAATCGTGAAAAGCTTGAGGGAAGTTTATCAGAGGTGATAAAGGGTGCTGATGTTTTTATTGGTGTGTCAGTAGAAGGCGCATTAACACCCGATATGGTTAAATCGATGAATGAAGATGCTATTATTTTTGCAATGGCAAATCCGAATCCTGAGATTATGCCAGAAGTAGCAAAGGAAGCTGGCGCAAAGGTTGTAGGTACAGGTCGTTCAGATTTTCCTAACCAAGTAAATAATGTTTTGGCATTCCCTGGAATTTTTAGAGGGGCATTAGATGTTCGTGCCACACACATAAATGAACACATGAAAATGGCTGCTGTTGATGCCATTGCTTCGCTAATTTCAGAAGATCAATTAACACCCGAATATGTCATTCCAGGCCCGTTTGACCCGAGGGTTGCACCATCAGTGGCAGCTGCTGTTGCAAAAGCAGCAATGGAGACTGGTGTTGCAAGGATTACTGTAGATCCAAAAGATATTTTAGAAAAAACTAAAAGATTGGCCATAATCGGACAAGGTGAGTGA